The nucleotide sequence gCACAGGACAGCCCCAGCTATGTCGGAAGGAGATACTGTGCCCTGGTGCCCAAAGGCTAGAGGATGGACGGCAGGAGGGAGAGCTACATTCTGAGGGATCACGGTGAACTGACTTCCCTGGGAATTCTAGGGGCTTCATTCAAAGAGACAAAGGGTCCAAGTGGACCAAGTGGGTGTGGGATGATGGATACTTGGCATgtggctttctcttttttaagattttatttatttgagagagagagagaaagagcatgagtggggggaggggcagagggagaagcaggctccccaatgagcaggaagcctgacctggggcttgatctcaggactccaggatcatgccctgagccgaaggcagacccttaactgactgagccacccaggcatcccactatGGGGCTTTCAACTTATCCCTGCAACCGCTGGCTTACGTTCTGCTTGACATCCCACCAGGGCAGCCGGCCCCTCCTGACCCCCATTATCCCCTCCCCGGCAGCCACCAGTCTGGACTCTGGGTCTCAGCCATGACTGTCTTGTAGAAAAGCAACAGCGACCTTCTTGCTCCTAACTCCCAGGGTGATTCCGAGCAAGCTGCTCggccctctgagcctcagtttctctagcTCTGTAATGAGGCAGACGGGCTCGGGACCATGCCTCCAACCTGCCAGACCAAGGAGACGCAGGCACGGTTCCTGCCACCAGGGGGCTCCCACCCATCCTGGAGAAGAGCACGCAAGCTCTCTGTCAGGTTCCAGCTGCCCTGGTaagaggtctgtgtttgtgtccCCCGCTACCCCATGGCTCCCACAGCTCACTCTCTGCTCAGTCACTGTCTCCAGGCCCCTGGgccacctcccccagccctgcaccAGTATGGCAGCAtgctgggcctggggagggggtggtgccCTCTGCAAGAGCCTGGGGATGAGCAGGACCTGGCCCATCCCCCATGGGGCACTTCCCAGGGCTGAGCTCCACTCACATGCCCCCCCAACCCTGGGTCACAGGCTTGCAGACACCTACTCAGCCCTCTGGCGCTGGGACAGCCGTGTCCTCCAGAGCAGCAGCACCCGGTGCAGGGCCAATCTCTTGCAGGCTTCCTGCAGGGAGCCCCTGCCTTGCTCCGGGGGCAGCCCCTGGGCCTGAGCCATGacccccaggccctgggctgtGGCCCCTCTGGGCGCCAAACTGCAGAGGACCGTGTTCCCTAGGGAGCCGTCAAAGGATGAATCAGCCACATCCGCAGTGACCTCCTTTCACCCAAAGCCCTTGGCAGAACCCGTGGCAGCCTCAGCCCGCCTCACCCCTCCTTAGGAACTCCCCTCCCAGgcactgccccccccaccactgCCTCCAAATCCTCTCCTCCAAGACACCTCGGAGATCCCATCTTCCCCTATCAGATTCTGGGGGAGGGAAACAAGGGCTGTGAATGATCTCCCAGATCAGGAGCTTCAGAGAGCAGCGACCACATCCCCTCCTAGCGAAAGATGGAACAAAGTTGCTCGCCTAGAGAAGCTCATGACCCGGAGCGAGGATGGGGCCCAGCCAAGGCCTGCCCGTTCTGGGGACCCCTCCTGGACCCTCCTGGGCCGTCAGACTGTACCTCCAGAATGCTCCGGGTACCACCACCCCCCCATCACGAGAAGCCATCAGTTCCCCTGGGGCCCACCACAGAAGGAGCTTAGGTGACAATGtttgctggggtgggagggaaagggagccCCTCGGCCTGCCCCTGGCTCGCTCACCCGCCTTCTGGCAGCAGAGGAACAGCTGGGTCACCTTCGCTCCATCCGAGGCCCGGAGCTGTTTCATCCACCTCCACTGTTGCAGACATAACCTCAGGGTCCCTGCCCGGCGGCGGGCCAGGCGGTCCCGGTACCCGGCTGCTCTTAGCACGAACTTCTGCCAGACCCCAAAGCACCTGCGGAGCCCAGAGAAGGTGCCGGTAGTAGTAGTAATGACGGCAGCGACAGCCACCAGCCCTGTGCCAGTGCTGAGACCGGGGACGAGCCCCTTCACACTCTGCACCTGTTCGGGCCACCACGCCCTCACCCCTGGGTGCCCGGATGGCCTCAGCAGCCTCCCGTCTGGCCTCCCGCATCCACGCGGGGCCCCTCCAGGCAGTGACGGCTCCGTGGCCAGAGTGATCGTTTCCCAAGCTCAAATGCCGTGGTCCTACTCTCCGGCTGAAAACCTccagcgccccccgcccccctgccctgccgcccccctgccctgccctccctgccttgcGCTTAGGACAGCATGTCAGCTCCTCAACACCACTTTCAAGGCCATGCGTGATGCCTTTCCATCATCACCTTAAACCCTCCCCTGTCCCCCGGCTCCCCACCTTGGGCTACCAAGCTGTCCTTTGAGTTTCCCACACTCCCCTGTCACGGGCCTTTGCCTGCGCCGATCCCTTGCCGGGTGCTCTCCTGCTGGCTCTCCCTCAACGGGCCAAACATTCACCCTCACATCTCCGTGAAACTGCGGTCAAGCTCAAAGTTCTCCTAGGAAACAGcactggcgggggcggggggacacctgggtggctcagtgcgtgaagcatctgccttgggctccggtcgtgatcccggggccacacatggggctccctgctcagctgagagtctgctgctccctctccctctgtgctctccctccttccctctctctctcaaataaataaaaataaaatcttttaaaaagagagaaaaactgcacggggtgggggggggatgcagTCAGCAGGAATCAGACCCGGGGAAACTCTACTCAACCAGCAGCCTGGTTTCCTCCACAGATAAACTGCAAagaaaaacaaccccccccaaaaactAGAAGGGACCCCAGAGCTCAAAAAGACCTTAACGGCTTATCCACCAACTTTAATGTAAGGACTTTATTTGGATCCTGGTTCAAACAAGCTCTAACAGAATGTGTGCCTGTAAAACAGTGGGAAATGTGAAGGCTGATCAGATGTTTTTTGGCATTAAGCAATTAATGTTCACTTTTAAGCATGATCATGGCACGATGGTTATGTCGTTGAAGAGTCCCTATCTTTTAGAGACGGTACAGAAGTATTTACGGGTGAAACGGTATGATGTGGGGGGGGTGCTTTAAAATAACGTAGGGGGAGCAACTGGGGTACAGATGAAACCGGGTTTTCAggaggtgtttttctttctctttttgaaagattttattggtttattttttaaagaggaagagagcatgaaggggaggagcagagggagggggagagagagaagctcctAGGGACTCGACGCTGAGCCCGACacggagcccgatcccaggaccctgagatggtgacctgagctgaaaccaagagccagacactcaacccactgccCCACCCGGGCGTCCCCAGGAGGTGATTTTCttgaagctgggtgatgggcacacTGGGCGTTAGTATCTATTTTCTTTACTTTCGTGTAGGATGTAAATGTCGCATCATAAAAAATTAACATGGGAAAGACCCTCTTAGGGGTCTGTGTTCCTCCCCCTCACAACACTTTAACTTAGGGCGCACCCACTGTGATGGCCATGCTTcctggaggggggctgggggtggcCGGCACCAAGCTCTGCTGAGGACCAAACCCCTCTGCCTCAAGGAAGGGGGTCCCTACTCCCACCTTCTTCCGCTCCTCCCTACCTGCTgagccaggctctctgctgctcAGGGTCCGGAGAGGCTCCCCTGGGTGCACATGTCACAGGAGAGCACGGAGCTAGGGGAGGCCTCCCCCTCCTCTGAGTCCTCAGTGAGACCTGGGAGGCCTCTCCCTGGACCCCCCTCTCCTGCCAGGCCCATTCCTTCGGATGGAACCACAAGAGGAAGACTGAAGAAcgaggagagagagagtagggaggaTCAGGACAGGAGGAGGCTCTGTCGTTCCCCGTCTCTGGGCCTCCGTTTTCCCCGTGAGTGAGTGATGTGAGGGACCCTCCGGTTCGAACACTCAAGCTTCTGCAGGGCCTGAATTAGCATCAGGACACGAATACAGGATGTGCGCCTCTCATACTGTGTGCCCTTGAGTTGGTCactcaacttctctgtgcctcacttttcCCAACCGTACAATGGGCACAAACTGTACACTGCCCAGGTCCCTGGCCGCTCAAATGAGATCGTGTCTGGGAAGCTGTCCCaggagatgctcagtaaatattcattcaTGCAGGAGCTGCAGCCCTGCCCAGTGTGGGTGTTTGGGGCCAGCCCCGCTCCCTCTCCCCTGTTTTCCCGGGGCCCACAGCTCACCGGCCAGTTGTTGTAAGACCTGCAGCATCTGCTCTACCCCATTGCCTCCAGCTGGTCTCGGCcaggctcctgcctcctccctcggACTCCCTGGACTGCAAGTAAAGTTGCCGGGAGAGAGGAAGCAATGACCCGGGTTGGGCTGAGGGAGAGCGTGCAGTCCCAGCCTGGCCACCTGGCCGCCACCCACCACGGCATGATGGCGCAATGAGCTGCCCCGCCACCCACCACGGCATGATGGCGCAAtgagctgcccctcccccaccccgttcTCTCCACGTCATCCCTGATTATGGAAGCAACTTGGGGGGAGGTTCTGCCTTTGTTTcattctcttctaagattttaaaaattcatttgacagagagcgagcacaaggagggggagcagcaggcagagggagaggcaggctcctcgatgagtggggagcccgatgcagagctcgatcccaggaccctgggatcatgacctgagccaaaggcagacacttaacgactgagcctgTTTCACTCTCTTCAATCctgtttgaattttaaatttatttttcctttttcttttaaagactttatttatttcacagacagagatcacaagtaggcagagaggcaggcagagagagagggggaagcaggctccccgctgagcagacaacctgatgtggggctcgattccaggaccctaggatcatgacctgagctgaaggcagaggcttaacccactgagccacccaggtgccccttcaatcCTGTTTGGATTCTTACCGCAAACATGTATTCAAACAAATGGCAtttgaatgattattttaaacacGTTTGTTTCATTTACAAGTAGGAACAAAACCCTTACTTCGCTGTAGCGGACGACTGAGGGAATGGAGAGGATATGGCCAACTTGAATTTCACTAAGCACTATCTCTTTATTTTAGCATGTTTTTTGGAGGAAATATTGATTGATTCTCACTCTGAGCATTGGTAAAATACACCGTCTTAACCATCTCTAAGTGCGCGGTTCGGTGGTGCTCAGTAATTGTGCGACATTtcactgtttttccttctgtatcGTTTCATGTGCACGAAAAATACCTTACACACCATTTTTTGCCTTTCCCCCCATCTAACATAGCACAACCATTTATCCTCATCGCTAAAACTTCCATGCAAATACCAGGAAACTGCTTCTAGGAAGGGGGATATGTGGGGAAGGGCGGTGAAAGGTTCAGATAACTCTCTGGGGTGTTTTTTCGAATCAAGCACGTGCTACTGTTACGATCAGAAATAATGCCAGTAAGAGGCAGGTGTGAATAATGCAGCTGTGGACATACTTTTGCACAAATCTTTGTCCACTTCATCCTCATTCTCTTGTGGGGGGAGCCGGGAGGGGGTTGGGCACCGAGGCAggaagcgggggaggggaggccaccGGCACGGCCCAGGCCACACTGACCAATGCGCCACGGGGTTGTCCAGGACTACCTGCTACTCCTGATGGGGTCCGCCACCGGCTCCCTTCCTGAGGGGCCTTGGCCTTGTCCTACCCCAGAGGGTGGGGGTCCCGTCCCAGTCTGGACGTGGGGCTGCCCCTGCTTCTGCTGCAGAATCCGGTTTCTCCActggggaagacagagggagagaaggatgtCAGCGGCAGCCTCAAATGTGCCCCAagaagaggcacctggatggGGTGTGGGGACAGAAAAGTCTGACCACAGAGCCTTCGGTCTTAACCTGCAGACTGCCCGGGCCCTTTGGGAATAAATGAACGAATGGAGAGAAGGAGCCCAAGATGCAGTGCTTTCCTTGGGAGGCAACACCTGGAGCTGGGCCCTCCCAGAGCACCCCCTTTCCCAAGGAGGGAAGAACACAGACGTGCCTTGCCAGTCCTGGCTAGCTAACCTGTAGTGAAAGACAGAAAACCACCCATATGGCGGAGCGCTTGCTATGTGCTATTAACTTaacctcacaacaaccctgagaggtaggtactattattatcatcccattttagagtgaaagaaactaaggcacagagaggttaagcaacctgcccaaagtcacacagcaagaaaTTGTGGAACCAAGAAAGTAGTGGAGGCAGGATGCTATCTCAAGCAGAGCTGGTgcaggtgtctgggtggcccTCCACCTGCTCTCCCGCAGATCACTCAGGAGGTGCAGAACAGGTGCCCAGGGGAACGCCCTCCCCGACATACGAGCCTTTCATCACTGCCCCATGGCCCAACCAGGAGGTCCCTGaccttctggaagctctgggcCAGCAGGGCCTGAGTGTGTCGCTGCCACGCCACCTCCAGCTGGGCCTCCCAGATCCGCGGAGCCCGGCGAAGCGCCCACAGGCCTCTGCGCAGCAGCTGCCGGCGGCCCAGGGCCACCGCTGCAGCTGCTGCCCGGCGTTTCTGCACCAAGTGCCACCACGTTCTGAAACATCTGGAGAGCCACTGCCGGCTGGGGCCAGACCGGGGCTGATCAGGGGGGTGGGCCCCAGGAAGCACCTGGGGGCCGCGCCCCACCCGGGGCACCTGCCCAGCCCTGATGCCCCACGCTGCAGCAGGAAGGCCAGCTGTGGGCTGGAACAACACCCTCTGTTGGTGGCCAGCCCAGGAAGTCCTGGCCAGGAAAGCTCCCGGAGCCGCAGAGTGCCTCCTGGATGGCCAAGAGTGCAGGCAGCCTGAGAGGTTACAGACtcccagcagcagcaacagcagtcCCCATGTCCCTGTCCCTGGGGCCAGGGAGGGCCCTTGCTTTCcccagcaggggcagtgggaaggAAGTCCCCTCCCCTGGAAGTCCCTCGAGGACTTGCTGCCAGGGCCTGACTTCCATCAGAGGCTTGTCTCCCCTGGCCCGGGCAAATGGGGGAGCAGCTGTCCCAGGAGGGtggccagcccccaccccccatcccatgGCCTCACCAGGCTGTCTTGGACTCCAGGCTCACCACGTTTCGGGCTTTTTTCTTGGGAAGCCAAAAGACATGACACAGTTCTCAGATTGAGGAGCGAGCAGGACAGGACACCCTCTGCCAAGCCTGCCTGCCCAACAGGGTAGTGGCAGCGAGCTGGCCATGAGAGTTCCGGGAGGAGCCCTCTGGGGGTCCCCCAGTTCCCATGCCAAGCCTCCTCTGGCCTCCACCTGCACGGTGATCCTTGCTGGGGCTGCGTCCGGTGGGCAGGAAGCCGTGCTCTCTTCTTCCTCGTGGACCTGCTCCTGCAGAGTCACCTCTCCTCCTTCCCGCCTGGGTGGGACACGCCCGGCAGCCCCGGAGCTGGCCGAAGAGCAGAGTCTGGGCTCCTTGCTGCCCGCACCTCGAGGGACCCGGGGCGCTCCCTTCTGCCCGCTGCCGTATGTCAGTCCCGGGGAGAAGTTCTCGCCTTGCCTCAGGGGCTTGGCCTGAAGGACGCCCTGCTTAGGGTCAAGGAAATCCCCAGTCAGGATCCCCAGCGTGATCTCCAGGgacgcaggcttcctgcttgcCCGAGAGTCTGAGAGGGCAGCCTGGGTCCCCTGTGTCTCTGGGAAATGCGCAGTTTCCCTGAGACCTGGTAGGtgttccttcctcccatcccagGAAGCAGGCACAGGTTGGCTGGGCTAGGGGTGGGCGGGGAGTACCTGGCCATTGCTGGGTGCCTGGCACACCTGGCACCTGAGATGGTTGACTGCGTGCTCCAGGTGTCGCACGGAGGCCAACAGCTGGTGGATGGCCGTTTGGGATGGGGCCCGAGCCTGGCTCTGGACAGGGACGGTCAGGTCTTCCAGGGTGAGGGGTTTCCCTCTGAGCCTAGAAGGCCCGCCCCCCAGGTCACACCAGGGTCTGGAGCCTGGCCGTGTGTGCCCACTGAAAGGGCCAAAGCCTGCGTCAGGCTGGACATCTGAGCCGGGGGTGTCTGTGGCCAGCAGCCGGGACTGTCTCAGGCTGGACCATGGGCAAGCCAGGGATCCTTGGGGGCAAGGCCTTCCCTGAGGTGTCATGTCGGGCCAGAGGCGGTGGCTGATGGGACTTCTGCCCTGAGCGGAGCTGGTCCCCCTCAGGCTCAGGTTACTCTGCGGGATGGCCaactctctggccctcccccggGGCGTGCCGGCGGGGGGCTGCAGGTTACTCTGCTGTTGCAGGCTTGCGTTCATCAGGCCGGGGCTCAGGCTGGGGCTCCGTTGTCCAGCCAGGTTGGTCTGGACTCGGCAAGGCTCCTGGCGCAGCACGGCCCCCGGGGAGGGGGTGGTCGCAGGCTCTCCCCTCTGGGCCTGGCTCACGCGCACCCACCGGCCACGGCCGCTGCCCGCGCCGACATCTCGGCTCTTCAGGAATCTCCGCTGCTctaaagagaagagagacagtCGTGCCCTGGGGAGGAGCTGGTGGTCAGGGCTCGGGTGGGTTGGGGGTGCTGGTCAGAGGCAGGAACCCAGGTGGGGGGGCCAGGACTCCCCCAGTGGACCGAGGGGTGGTCTGACTCGGTGCCTGGCTgcagggagcagggctggggtgcaggcagggaggaggggagagggaagcaggggacAGGAATGAGGCTGTTGAGGGCATCCCAGGTGAGAGATGACAGGGCTGGGATCAGGGGTGGCAGGGATGGAGGAAAGAATTTGGAGACAGATTCGGATCTGCTGTGGAGGCTCGGAAGGAGGGGCGGCGGGGAGCAGATGAAGGGAAGAGTAGAGTCCAGGACGACTGATTTCTGGCTTGGGCAGGGGTGATGGGGGACAGCCCCGGGGGTTAGAACAAGACCCAACACATCCAACAGCTGCAAGGGAGTGGCTCTGGGGGACGCGGGGTGGGGCGTAGTCTCCCCGGTCCCCAAGGCCGATGCACAGTGGGAGACTAGGCTTCCTGGGGGCTGCCTGGGAGGACCCAGCATCTGGAGTGGGCCAGAAGACTTGCACCTTTGAGGACAGGAACTAAAGCTCAGGGAGGTTCGGCCACTCGCCccggggtcacacagctagagcTTGGAGAAAGTGCCATGTGAGTCAGAATCTGAATTTGCTTGGGATCAGCTTCTGTCCTTGGCTGGACCAGCTCTGTCGCCTTCTTGGAGTTCCAAGAGCCTGAGCCACTACCCCAGCACAGACCGCCCTGGGGGCCAGGGGGGTCCCCTTCCCAGCCAGGGGTCCCAGCCAGGCCCACTCTTTGTCTGCTCAGCCCCAGGCTGGGAAGACTTTGTCCTGGCCTCGCTGTCCTGGTCCAGCCGACCTCCAGAATTAGGGAGGCCCGGGGCTGGCCTGATGGGAAGGGAGCTGGGAGCCAACAGCTGCTCCTGCCACACCCAACCCAGCCCATTAAGCGTCTTGCCTGGCCTCAGGGGCGCCGTGGGCCTGGGGGGCACATTCTCCTTGTGGCTAGCATCAGGTCTCAGCTCCATAAGCTCCAGGGAAAAGCCAAGGCAACAGCGTCCTTGGTCCACACCACAGCCAGCAGTCTGACCTGTTTGATCACAGATGGGTTCTGAAGGGCAAGGACACGATGCCTGGCTCCCGCCAGGCCACAGCCCAGCCCTGGTCCACACTTCACCCTTCACCAGCACCCCTGGTTGCCCTGGGGCCCAACCCCAGCTGTCCTGGTCAGACCACACCACcccttttcctttgaaaatgtctCGTGTCCTCCAGCACCTGCTCCTTCTAACACTGACCACAGACCTCTCTCTGTGGCCCCTGCTTCCCAGGCAGCCCTCTCAGGTGTGGGCTCTCTCAGACCACTGGGCCGGGAGAGGGGGGGGCCCTCTTTGCTTCCTGCTGCAGCTTCCCgccttctcctctctccagaACACTCCAGTCCGAAGCTCCAGGCAGGCCCTGAAACCAGTCCAGGCCCTGTCCCCTCATTCCTTAAAAGTTTCAGCTCTGGCTCACTGTTGCAGTCTCCAACACACACCACCGTTCTTGCGATCTCACCATCCACACGGCCGACACCTCCCACTCCTGGCGTGCAGAGTCCTCAATCTCTCCTTTCCCACCATCTTGCCCTTTGTCCCACCTCAACCACCTGCTCCCATGGGGCCCCCAGACTCGGTCACCCTAAATAACTGCACCCACTCCATAATTTCAGCTCCagagcccacccccaccctccagcacCCGATGCAGTGGTCTTTCCCCCATCAGACCCCATTCTCTGGCCCTGCCGACCTCCGACAGTCCCTCACTGCTTTGCTGTCTCACCCCTCCTTCCAAGGTTTAACTACGCGGGCGTATAAGCACCCTTGGCGcaccctccccccggccccgcacccctcctctctctgctcaacGCGCATCAGTACTTTTCACCTACTGCTGCACGGACCACCTCACTCCAAATGACCACCTTCCCTCCCAAGTCAGGGCAAGGTTGTGGGAGACTCACACCctagctccccccaccccagatgcCAAGTCACACTTTCTCCTCTGTCCTCAAACCCCTGCCACCACTTCTTCCCCCGCCCAACCCTTCCAGCAGACCTTGCTTTCTGCTGCAGTCAGAAAATAGGGCGATCGGAAGAGAAATGCTTGGTGTTCCTTTGCCAGCCAGCTTCCCGGCCATAGCCTCCTGGTCCTTCCGCCATCCTGTGTGGTCCCATTCCCAGTCTgaccctcccctgccctctggggGCCATCCTGTCTTGCCTCCCCAAGGACAGTGCCCAGGGCCACCACTGGCCTCCCAGGTGCCGTTCTGTGAATCAGGAAAAGCACCCATGACCCCCAGAGTCCCACAGCAGACTCAGGCCTGAATTGGGGCGCTGAGTTTGGGCGGTGGGACACTGGCTTCGATGTCCTTGCTCCAGAAACCACCCCCCACCAAGGCTTCCCCCTTTTATACTGAATCATTCCTACAAGCACTTAAGCACTTAATTATTGCTATGAGTACTTcctgaactttaaaaaacaaagtgaaacaacCAAAAACCATCCTCCATCATCCTTCTTGAGCCTCCAGGTTCCAGGTCACCTCTCCCACTCTCACCACACCCAAATCCCAATTCCTCTCCCATCTCTACCTCTGCCGACCTCCCTGCTGTTGGCTTCCCCCACCCACACCCGCTCAAAGCTGCTTTCTTCCAGCTGATCCCCGAGATGCCACGCTCCTGGCCAGCCCGCAGCCCTGGGTCTTCTGGAGGCAGAGGCCGCAGAGGATGGGGCTCACTCACTCGTCCCCTGGGAGCCCTGGGACTCCCTGACTCCAGGATGC is from Meles meles chromosome 1, mMelMel3.1 paternal haplotype, whole genome shotgun sequence and encodes:
- the C1H1orf167 gene encoding LOW QUALITY PROTEIN: uncharacterized protein C1orf167 homolog (The sequence of the model RefSeq protein was modified relative to this genomic sequence to represent the inferred CDS: substituted 1 base at 1 genomic stop codon), which encodes MELRPDASHKENVPPRPTAPLRPEQRRFLKSRDVGAGSGRGRWVRVSQAQRGEPATTPSPGAVLRQEPCRVQTNLAGQRSPSLSPGLMNASLQQQSNLQPPAGTPRGRARELAIPQSNLSLRGTSSAQGRSPISHRLWPDMTPQGRPCPQGSLACPWSSLRQSRLLATDTPGSDVQPDAGFGPFSGHTRPGSRPWCDLGGGPSRLRGKPLTLEDLTVPVQSQARAPSQTAIHQLLASVRHLEHAVNHLRCQVCQAPSNGQQGVLQAKPLRQGENFSPGLTYGSGQKGAPRVPRGAGSKEPRLCSSASSGAAGRVPPRREGGEVTLQEQVHEEEESTASCPPDAAPARITVQAGLAEGVLSCSLLNLRTVSCLLASQEKSPKRGEPGVQDSLVRPWDGGWGLATLLGQLLPHLPGPGETKSSRDFQGRGLPSHCPCWGKQGPSLAPGTGTWGLLLLLLGVCNLSGCLHSWPSRRHSAAPGAFLARTSWAGHQQRVLFQPTAGLPAAAWGIRAGQVPRVGRGPQVLPGAHPPDQPRSGPSRQWLSRCFRTWWHLVQKRRAAAAAVALGRRQLLRRGLWALRRAPRIWEAQLEVAWQRHTQALLAQSFQKWRNRILQQKQGQPHVQTGTGPPPSGVGQGQGPSGREPVADPIRSSSPGSPREEAGAWPRPAGGNGVEQMLQVLQQLAVFLLWFHPKEWAWQERGVQGEASQVSLRTQRRGRPPLAPCSPVTCAPRGASPDPEQQRAWLSSTGTGLVAVAAVITTTTGTFSGLRRCFGVWQKFVLRAAGYRDRLARRRAGTLRLCLQQWRWMKQLRASDGAKVTQLFLCCQKAGNTVLCSLAPRGATAQGLGVMAQAQGLPPEQGRGSLQEACKRLALHRVLLLWRTRLSQRQRADSFLQGMRRQVIRRILRGWHLKVWGPSTPSDSARTTLAPEFLGSIPGGEPLLDGSPPRSSLEKASRTPAFLETVPLSFLWVSGQRQKAQCLLPWQVLAQQSWGAARWYRCALQRRQGEESPLQAPERRGWRGEPRAAMTVPRVVTPLTTLPSTLLSWSHWATAQGAQRELAVAWAWDRSCRAALGLWRRRLAQGREVEQWVRARGRTRVRSALHRWCSCWQSESEPSAGSLREREGSGPSVRPRVLCPPAESRDGAVMEHTQDSGGGRQSRIRGLDIARPFPICVDRTQAAQPLQASAYSSVKWGSQQPLPRGEGPTVTPGLRGEAGMKAQGHLRLSLVTGQQSLRARYQTWLQVHLRALRGSVFQDWRQAAACRRHSGPSPERRLLHSHFQAWCGIERDTGVVPAMGASQDGPRKAVGATFATXQDARAAKAWAQEWHVAQASMDHWRRAHVSRGRAPRQLSRAQARQAFVAWRAALGRCCEARRRAEERVALCRTQWVRESCLCRDSQPVLPRSCVAGGCPWPVGSPTRILEAWAQSAARARVQRAAITQLQQAGSRRLLWTHWAQWQAALLSMRLEPQGKAPEAHAVDLRQWPRVASRGRLLALTPAPALWKQVHGYGTLPGRRQHHSHGGQRKPREVSWAQNGREHPLCLAFQRRWQPPGCAGQSQGRPPTRSGGDSYAEAPALQGQGQAAKRQLGQGVLMLLAIGVHARASPHQEEIPAALAPRGTAFPAPGLPAGPEPGSSMAALGRRSGCRASGTDAAEAVAPDAGLACVAEAGSAAVFEKWRQRLAARGQKRSHQQSDSPEPGRHQERWE